From the genome of Psychroserpens ponticola, one region includes:
- the hutH gene encoding histidine ammonia-lyase — MNTVHKISSKTLDLSTINDVVFQQMKIELSSEAISKISKCRAYLDTKMQEEENPIYGINTGFGSLCNVKISKDNLTQLQENLVMSHACGIGDLVPKEVVKLMLLLKIQSLSYGHSGVQVKTVERLVYFYNNDILPIVYTQGSLGASGDLAPLAHLALPLIGKGEVYFNDKICDSEFVLKELNLDPIILQSKEGLALLNGTQFMSAYGIHLLLKSYKLSYMADLISSISLDAFDGRIEPFNELVHLVRPHNGQLKTAKRIREFLEGSELINQEKTDVQDPYSFRCIPQVHGATKDTLAFVTKTFITEINSVTDNPNVFVGEDEIISGGNFHGQPLALALDYLKIAMAELGNISERRIYQLVSGLRGLPTFLVDNPGLNSGFMIPQYTAASIVSANKQLATPASIDSIVSSNGQEDHVSMGANAAIQAYLLIHNVERILGIELLNASQALNFRNPKLSSPLINSLLNSYRVHVPFVKEDSVFHEKIKLSIHFIDDFCIENELLFD; from the coding sequence ATGAATACTGTCCATAAAATATCTTCTAAAACTTTAGATTTATCTACGATTAATGATGTCGTTTTTCAACAAATGAAGATTGAATTATCTTCTGAAGCTATCAGTAAAATCTCAAAGTGTAGAGCATATCTTGATACTAAAATGCAAGAAGAGGAAAATCCTATTTATGGAATTAATACAGGTTTTGGTTCCTTATGTAATGTGAAAATTTCTAAAGATAATTTAACACAATTACAAGAAAATCTTGTGATGTCTCATGCATGCGGAATAGGAGATTTGGTGCCTAAAGAAGTTGTTAAATTAATGTTGCTTTTAAAAATACAATCTCTCAGTTATGGTCATAGTGGTGTACAAGTAAAAACTGTAGAGCGTTTAGTTTATTTTTATAATAATGATATTTTACCAATAGTTTATACTCAAGGCTCATTAGGAGCATCTGGAGACTTAGCGCCATTAGCACATTTGGCATTGCCATTAATAGGAAAAGGAGAGGTGTATTTTAATGACAAAATATGTGATTCTGAATTTGTCCTTAAAGAATTGAACCTAGATCCAATTATATTACAATCTAAAGAAGGTCTAGCATTACTTAACGGAACTCAGTTTATGAGTGCTTATGGGATTCACTTGCTTTTGAAATCGTATAAATTGTCTTATATGGCAGATTTAATATCAAGTATTTCTTTAGATGCTTTCGATGGAAGAATAGAGCCATTTAACGAATTAGTGCATTTAGTGAGACCTCATAACGGTCAACTTAAAACTGCAAAACGGATTAGAGAATTTCTTGAAGGAAGTGAATTAATTAATCAAGAAAAAACAGATGTTCAAGATCCTTATTCATTTAGATGTATTCCTCAAGTTCATGGAGCTACAAAAGATACTTTAGCATTTGTAACAAAGACTTTTATAACTGAAATCAATTCAGTTACTGATAACCCAAATGTATTTGTTGGCGAAGATGAAATTATTTCTGGCGGAAATTTTCATGGACAACCTTTAGCATTAGCATTAGATTATTTGAAGATAGCAATGGCAGAATTAGGAAATATTTCTGAACGTAGAATTTATCAATTGGTATCTGGCTTAAGAGGCTTGCCAACTTTTTTAGTTGACAATCCTGGTTTAAATTCTGGATTTATGATTCCACAATATACTGCTGCAAGTATTGTAAGCGCAAATAAGCAATTAGCGACTCCAGCAAGTATTGATAGTATCGTTTCTAGTAATGGTCAGGAAGATCATGTCAGTATGGGAGCAAATGCAGCAATTCAAGCTTATTTATTAATCCATAATGTGGAACGTATTTTAGGCATAGAATTACTTAATGCTTCTCAAGCTTTAAACTTTCGAAATCCTAAGTTGTCATCACCATTAATTAATTCTTTATTAAATAGTTACAGAGTACATGTTCCATTCGTAAAAGAGGATAGTGTTTTTCATGAAAAGATAAAATTATCAATACATTTTATCGACGATTTTTGCATTGAAAATGAATTGCTTTTCGATTAA
- a CDS encoding TlpA family protein disulfide reductase: MKRILLVLCAISLFACKEEPKDYVTLSGTITNSHESKTLKVFKDKAFEKIIVINEDGTFSDTLKVTDGDYSIKHGDEFGSIYLKNGFESSIEVNYEDFDNTIVYNGDGSDINNYVIQSYLLSNTYFTEDLFSDPNTERLNKAVTDYKAGFKNLETNYSGLDSLHKANGAKNMEGTIKSIKKYLSGKIALRESLPEGMTSPTFENYINFKGGTTSLSDLKGKYVYVDIWATWCGPCKREIPSLKKVEEQFHGKNIEFVSISVDDERRSGTKEKAFESWKTMVKDKELGGIQLFSDNAWQSDFVKNYKVNGIPRFILIDPNGNIVSPDAPRPSNPKLVELLEEKLSV; encoded by the coding sequence ATGAAAAGAATTTTATTAGTATTATGTGCAATCTCTCTTTTTGCATGTAAAGAAGAACCTAAAGATTATGTTACATTAAGCGGAACAATTACAAATTCTCATGAGAGCAAAACTTTAAAGGTATTCAAAGATAAAGCGTTTGAAAAAATAATAGTTATAAATGAAGATGGAACATTTAGTGACACACTAAAAGTGACTGATGGTGATTATTCTATAAAACATGGTGATGAATTTGGCTCTATCTATTTAAAGAATGGATTTGAATCTTCTATCGAAGTTAATTATGAAGATTTTGATAACACCATCGTTTATAATGGTGATGGATCAGATATTAATAACTATGTGATACAATCGTATTTATTGTCTAATACCTATTTTACTGAAGATTTATTCTCAGATCCAAATACAGAGCGTTTAAACAAAGCTGTTACAGATTACAAAGCTGGATTTAAAAATTTAGAAACTAATTATAGTGGATTAGACTCTTTGCATAAGGCTAATGGTGCCAAGAATATGGAAGGCACTATCAAATCTATAAAAAAATATTTATCTGGAAAAATTGCGTTACGAGAATCACTTCCTGAAGGAATGACTTCACCAACTTTTGAGAATTACATCAATTTTAAAGGAGGAACAACGTCTCTTTCTGATTTAAAAGGAAAATATGTTTACGTTGATATTTGGGCGACTTGGTGTGGTCCGTGTAAACGTGAAATTCCGTCTCTTAAAAAAGTAGAAGAACAATTTCATGGCAAAAACATTGAGTTTGTAAGTATCTCTGTAGACGATGAGAGACGAAGTGGAACTAAAGAGAAAGCTTTTGAATCATGGAAAACAATGGTAAAAGATAAAGAATTAGGTGGCATTCAACTGTTTTCTGATAATGCGTGGCAATCTGATTTTGTTAAAAATTACAAAGTAAATGGGATTCCTCGTTTTATTCTAATAGATCCAAACGGAAACATTGTTAGTCCTGATGCTCCCAGACCTTCAAACCCTAAATTAGTAGAGCTTTTAGAAGAAAAACTTAGTGTTTAA
- a CDS encoding NAD(P)H-hydrate dehydratase yields MKIFSKEQIYEGDRLTAKKQGITSTELMERAGIQIFNWLHIRMQGAQVPIHVFCGIGNNGGDGLVVARHLITHGYNVKTYIVNCSDKRSKDFLVNYDRIKETTKEWPAMLTCKQDFPQIHKDDIIIDAIFGIGLNRPVDEWVTQLFMHFRASQAYTLSVDIPSGAFTDKITDNEDSVVWAKHTLSFQSPKLIFFLPGTSKFSLQWEVIDIGIDREFLFNTETDATLIGKHEVLPMYQSREKFSHKGTYGHALILGGSYGKIGATLLASRAALVSGAGLVTTFVPKCGYSILQTALPEAMVITDKDENLITDISFDIAPKVIGLGIGMGTAAKSATALEKFLKSNTAPLVIDADGINIISKKKTVLKLLPKQTVLTPHPKELECLIGKWKDDFDKLEKVKVFSKKYDSIIVIKGANTITVYNEKYYVNTTGNPGLATAGTGDVLTGVITGLIAQGYDPLQATLFGVYLHGKSADIAIEDLGYQSLIASHVVETLGEAYLDLFKQPEQPQVEEEQQENK; encoded by the coding sequence GTGAAAATTTTCTCCAAAGAACAAATATATGAAGGTGATAGGTTAACCGCTAAAAAACAAGGCATTACCTCTACAGAATTAATGGAACGCGCAGGCATCCAAATTTTTAATTGGTTGCATATTAGAATGCAAGGAGCACAAGTTCCTATTCATGTGTTTTGTGGAATAGGTAATAATGGTGGAGATGGTTTAGTTGTAGCAAGACATTTAATCACTCACGGCTATAATGTTAAAACCTATATTGTTAATTGTAGTGATAAACGTTCAAAAGACTTTTTAGTTAATTATGATCGTATTAAAGAAACTACAAAAGAATGGCCTGCAATGTTGACTTGTAAGCAAGACTTTCCTCAAATTCATAAGGATGATATAATTATTGATGCGATATTTGGTATTGGTTTAAATCGTCCTGTAGATGAATGGGTTACCCAATTGTTTATGCATTTTAGAGCTAGTCAAGCGTATACACTTTCTGTTGATATTCCATCAGGCGCTTTTACAGATAAGATCACTGATAATGAAGATAGTGTCGTGTGGGCAAAACATACCTTAAGTTTTCAATCTCCAAAATTGATTTTCTTTTTACCAGGCACATCCAAATTTTCATTACAATGGGAAGTTATTGATATTGGTATTGATAGGGAATTTTTATTCAATACAGAAACAGATGCCACCCTTATTGGAAAGCATGAAGTGTTACCAATGTATCAATCTAGAGAAAAATTTTCTCATAAAGGGACTTATGGCCATGCATTAATTTTGGGTGGTAGTTATGGGAAAATAGGAGCTACACTTTTAGCAAGTAGAGCAGCATTAGTTTCTGGTGCAGGATTGGTGACTACATTTGTTCCTAAATGTGGTTATTCAATATTGCAAACAGCTTTACCTGAAGCTATGGTTATTACAGATAAGGATGAGAATTTAATTACAGATATTAGTTTTGATATCGCACCTAAAGTAATTGGTTTAGGAATTGGTATGGGAACAGCTGCTAAATCTGCTACTGCTTTAGAAAAATTTCTTAAGTCCAATACTGCGCCATTAGTGATTGATGCTGATGGAATTAATATCATTTCTAAAAAGAAAACAGTATTGAAATTATTACCAAAACAAACTGTTTTAACACCACATCCAAAAGAACTTGAATGTTTAATAGGAAAATGGAAAGATGATTTTGATAAACTTGAAAAGGTTAAAGTTTTTTCAAAAAAATACGACAGCATAATTGTAATTAAAGGCGCAAATACAATAACAGTATACAATGAAAAATATTATGTCAATACCACTGGGAATCCAGGGCTAGCAACTGCGGGAACTGGTGATGTTTTAACAGGTGTAATAACGGGTTTGATTGCGCAAGGTTATGATCCTTTACAAGCGACTTTATTTGGTGTTTACCTTCATGGGAAATCTGCTGATATTGCTATTGAAGATTTAGGATATCAAAGTCTAATAGCAAGTCATGTTGTTGAAACTTTAGGCGAAGCGTATCTAGATTTATTTAAACAGCCAGAGCAACCTCAGGTTGAAGAAGAACAACAAGAGAATAAATAA
- the thrA gene encoding bifunctional aspartate kinase/homoserine dehydrogenase I, with product MKVLKFGGTSVGSVNNINQVISILEDKSKTDKVICVVSAVGGITDKLLNVGYLAQSKNNDYKDAFIAIQRSHIKLIEALIPKKNKEVITYVETKLKALKDLLDGLYLINELSPQTSDKLVSFGELLSSYIIAETMKSRGIHAERKNSQELIVTNSDFTKAEVIYKATNTNIKTYFKSANQDITILPGFVSKSNLGELTTLGRGGSDFTAAIVAAALKVKQLEIWTDVSGMYTANPKLVKHGYPIKRLSYQEAMELSHFGAKVLYPPTVQPALDLNIPIHIKNTLKPDEQGTVISTETETTIVSPVKGITNINDIALLTLQGSGMVGIPGFSKRLFETLAQEKINIIFITQASSEHSICFGIDIKNADLAKTAIDTAFENEISLHKIDPILVEDQLSIIALIGDNMKNFQGISGKMFSTLGKNNINIRAIAQGASERNISAVINKNDVKKALNVLHERFFEVKTKQLNVFIVGIGNVGEKLIDQIAQQYNFLKKKLKIDVRIIGMANSKKMIFNEDGINLNDWTAQFHFAEKSNLQGFFNKVVDINLRNSIFVDITANEGVSNWYDDYLKQSIAVVACNKIACSGTYENYKKLQDLSLSYNTPFLYETNVGAGLPIINTLNNLIASGDKVTSIQAVLSGSLNFVFNNFSDRTNFHDTVKRAQFEGYTEPDPRIDLSGIDVARKILILARENGGSMEIENIDNQSFLTQTNLESSTVDNFYKTLKTEEAHFQKLYASAKANNCQLKYVAEYKNGKAKVGLREIPEGHPFYNLEGKDNIVMFYTERYPEQPLIVKGAGAGADVTASGLFADIIKIGNK from the coding sequence ATGAAAGTTTTAAAATTTGGAGGTACGTCTGTTGGTTCGGTAAATAATATCAATCAAGTCATTTCTATATTAGAAGATAAATCTAAAACAGATAAGGTTATTTGTGTCGTATCTGCTGTTGGCGGAATTACAGATAAACTTCTTAATGTTGGTTACCTTGCTCAATCAAAAAATAACGACTACAAAGATGCTTTCATTGCTATTCAGCGTAGTCATATAAAATTAATTGAAGCTCTTATTCCAAAGAAAAATAAGGAGGTCATAACTTATGTTGAAACTAAACTTAAAGCACTTAAAGACCTCTTAGATGGTTTGTATTTGATAAATGAATTGTCTCCACAAACTTCTGATAAATTAGTAAGTTTTGGCGAATTATTGTCTTCATATATTATTGCAGAAACAATGAAATCGAGAGGGATTCATGCTGAAAGAAAGAACTCACAAGAATTAATAGTTACAAATTCAGATTTCACAAAAGCAGAAGTCATCTACAAAGCCACTAATACTAATATTAAAACTTATTTTAAATCTGCTAATCAAGATATTACCATTTTACCTGGTTTTGTCTCAAAATCTAATCTAGGAGAGCTAACAACTTTAGGTCGTGGTGGATCAGATTTTACAGCTGCTATTGTTGCTGCTGCATTAAAAGTAAAGCAACTAGAAATATGGACAGATGTTAGTGGTATGTACACCGCAAATCCAAAATTGGTAAAGCATGGATATCCTATAAAACGATTGTCTTATCAGGAAGCGATGGAATTGTCACATTTTGGAGCAAAAGTATTATATCCTCCAACGGTTCAGCCTGCATTAGATTTAAATATTCCTATCCATATTAAGAATACATTAAAACCAGATGAACAAGGTACTGTCATTTCAACAGAAACCGAAACGACGATTGTTTCTCCTGTAAAAGGCATTACAAACATAAATGACATAGCACTTCTCACTTTACAAGGTAGTGGAATGGTTGGTATTCCTGGGTTTTCAAAACGATTGTTTGAAACCTTAGCACAAGAAAAAATAAATATCATTTTCATCACCCAAGCATCATCTGAACATTCGATTTGCTTTGGAATTGATATTAAAAATGCTGACCTAGCAAAAACAGCTATTGATACTGCGTTTGAAAATGAAATTTCTTTGCATAAAATTGATCCAATACTTGTTGAAGACCAATTATCTATTATTGCTCTTATTGGTGATAACATGAAAAATTTTCAAGGTATTAGTGGAAAAATGTTTAGTACACTTGGCAAAAACAACATCAATATAAGAGCCATTGCTCAAGGTGCTTCAGAGCGAAACATCTCGGCAGTTATCAATAAAAATGATGTTAAAAAAGCACTTAACGTATTACATGAACGCTTCTTTGAGGTTAAAACAAAACAACTCAATGTATTTATTGTTGGCATTGGCAATGTAGGCGAAAAACTTATTGATCAAATTGCTCAGCAATACAATTTCCTTAAGAAAAAACTAAAAATTGATGTTCGCATCATTGGCATGGCCAATTCTAAAAAGATGATCTTTAATGAAGATGGCATCAACCTAAATGATTGGACAGCTCAGTTCCATTTTGCCGAAAAATCAAACTTACAAGGTTTTTTCAATAAGGTTGTTGATATAAATTTACGCAATAGCATTTTCGTGGATATTACTGCAAATGAAGGCGTTTCTAATTGGTATGATGATTATTTAAAACAAAGTATTGCTGTTGTTGCTTGTAATAAAATAGCATGTTCAGGAACGTACGAAAACTATAAAAAGTTACAAGATTTATCTTTGAGTTACAATACTCCTTTCCTTTACGAGACTAATGTTGGTGCAGGTTTACCAATCATAAATACACTTAATAATTTAATTGCATCAGGTGATAAAGTAACGAGTATTCAAGCTGTTTTGTCTGGAAGTTTGAATTTTGTTTTTAATAATTTCAGTGATCGTACAAACTTTCATGATACAGTTAAACGTGCTCAATTTGAAGGTTATACAGAACCAGATCCTAGAATAGATTTAAGCGGAATTGACGTTGCAAGGAAAATATTAATTCTAGCTAGAGAAAATGGCGGAAGTATGGAAATTGAAAACATCGATAACCAGTCTTTTTTAACCCAAACTAATCTTGAAAGTTCAACCGTAGATAATTTCTACAAAACACTAAAAACTGAAGAAGCACATTTTCAAAAACTTTACGCTTCTGCAAAAGCAAACAACTGTCAGCTTAAATATGTCGCAGAATACAAAAATGGAAAAGCAAAAGTTGGCTTAAGAGAAATCCCAGAAGGTCATCCATTCTATAATCTCGAAGGTAAAGATAATATTGTCATGTTCTACACAGAACGTTATCCTGAACAACCTTTAATAGTTAAAGGTGCTGGTGCTGGTGCAGATGTTACGGCTTCTGGATTATTCGCTGACATTATTAAAATTGGTAACAAATAA
- a CDS encoding homoserine kinase, with protein sequence MNQIHIFSPATVANVSCGFDVLGFCLDTIGDEMIIRKTPQKGICISKIEGYDLPFETENNVAGVSALALYNDANPDFGFEIEIYKKIKPGSGIGSSSASAAGSVFAMNELLGKPYNKTQLTNFAMKGEALASKCEHADNLAPALFGGFTLVKSLAPLQVLQLPTPKDLYAVVIHPQIEIKTSESRAILPQEIPLKNAITQWSNVGSFVHALHTEDYNLLSDSLNDVIAEPYRCQLIPYFDDVKQRALKHGALGSGISGSGPSIFSLCKGLDSAEKVKTAIQNVYSQTSIDFEIHLSKINTEGIKIL encoded by the coding sequence ATGAACCAAATACATATTTTCTCTCCTGCAACTGTTGCAAATGTCTCTTGTGGATTTGACGTCCTTGGCTTTTGTTTAGACACTATAGGAGATGAAATGATCATTAGAAAAACGCCTCAAAAAGGAATATGCATTTCAAAAATTGAAGGTTATGATTTACCTTTTGAAACTGAAAACAATGTGGCTGGAGTTTCTGCTCTTGCATTATATAATGATGCTAATCCAGACTTCGGATTTGAAATAGAAATCTATAAAAAAATCAAGCCTGGAAGCGGCATTGGAAGTAGTTCGGCTAGTGCTGCTGGAAGTGTTTTTGCAATGAACGAATTACTCGGAAAACCGTATAACAAAACACAACTCACCAACTTCGCTATGAAAGGCGAAGCTTTAGCAAGCAAGTGTGAACATGCAGACAACCTAGCTCCTGCCCTTTTTGGTGGTTTTACTTTAGTTAAAAGTCTGGCTCCCTTACAGGTTTTACAATTACCCACTCCTAAAGACCTTTATGCCGTTGTCATTCATCCACAAATAGAAATTAAAACCTCTGAATCTAGAGCGATTCTTCCTCAAGAAATCCCATTAAAAAATGCCATCACACAATGGTCAAATGTTGGTAGCTTTGTTCATGCTTTACACACCGAAGATTATAATTTATTAAGTGATAGTCTTAATGATGTGATTGCTGAACCTTATCGCTGTCAACTAATTCCGTATTTTGATGATGTGAAACAAAGAGCTTTGAAACATGGTGCTTTAGGATCAGGAATTTCAGGATCTGGTCCTTCTATATTTAGTTTATGTAAAGGATTAGACAGTGCAGAAAAGGTAAAAACTGCAATTCAAAACGTTTATTCTCAAACTTCTATTGATTTTGAAATTCATTTGTCAAAAATTAACACAGAAGGTATAAAAATATTATAA
- the thrC gene encoding threonine synthase yields MNYFSLNKKAPNTSFKDAVIKGLAPDKGLYFPEHITPLPKSFFENIDQLSYSEIAFQAIKQFVSPEIPESVLKVIIEETLNFNFPVIELDNNISTLELFHGPTMAFKDVGARFMARCLGYFNTNNTKVTVLVATSGDTGGAVANGFLGVKGVNVVILYPSGKVSDIQEKQLTTLGQNITALEVDGVFDDCQDMVKQAFLDEDLTSKMQLTSANSINVARWLPQLFYFMFAYKQLHHKHKEIVFSIPSGNFGNICAGMMAQKLGLPIQHFVASNNANNVVTEYLKTETYIPKPSVQTISNAMDVGNPSNFIRIQEIYNNDFSILKENLSSYSFTDEETRVALKDIYTTYNYIADPHGAVGYLGCKSYLKNNSNSHCVFLETAHPTKFLDVVESVIKTKIDLPPQIEAVMDKEKVATSISNYEDLKAFLIQKNKA; encoded by the coding sequence ATGAATTATTTCAGTTTAAACAAAAAAGCACCAAATACATCTTTTAAAGATGCTGTTATTAAAGGCTTAGCTCCAGACAAAGGCTTGTATTTCCCAGAACATATCACACCTTTGCCAAAGTCATTTTTTGAAAACATAGATCAACTTTCTTATTCTGAAATTGCCTTTCAAGCTATAAAGCAGTTTGTAAGTCCAGAAATTCCTGAATCGGTTTTAAAAGTGATTATTGAAGAGACATTGAATTTTAATTTCCCAGTTATTGAATTAGATAACAACATCTCTACTTTAGAATTATTTCACGGACCAACAATGGCTTTTAAAGATGTTGGAGCGCGTTTTATGGCAAGGTGCTTAGGTTATTTTAATACCAATAACACGAAAGTAACAGTTTTAGTTGCGACTTCTGGTGATACAGGAGGTGCAGTTGCAAATGGTTTTTTAGGAGTTAAAGGTGTAAATGTTGTGATTTTATATCCTTCAGGTAAAGTAAGTGATATTCAAGAAAAACAATTGACGACACTTGGTCAAAATATCACAGCACTTGAAGTTGATGGTGTTTTTGACGATTGTCAAGATATGGTGAAACAAGCGTTCTTAGATGAAGACTTAACTAGTAAAATGCAGTTGACCTCTGCAAACTCAATTAATGTTGCAAGATGGTTGCCTCAACTGTTCTATTTTATGTTTGCTTATAAACAACTTCATCATAAACACAAAGAGATTGTATTCTCTATTCCTAGTGGGAATTTTGGAAATATTTGTGCTGGAATGATGGCTCAAAAATTAGGTTTACCAATTCAACATTTTGTTGCCTCAAACAATGCAAATAATGTGGTGACTGAATACTTAAAAACAGAAACGTATATCCCGAAACCTTCTGTACAAACCATAAGTAATGCTATGGATGTTGGGAATCCGAGTAATTTTATTCGCATTCAAGAAATTTATAACAATGATTTTAGTATTCTCAAAGAAAATCTATCTTCTTATAGTTTCACTGATGAAGAAACAAGAGTTGCTTTAAAAGATATTTACACGACGTATAACTACATTGCAGATCCTCATGGTGCTGTTGGCTATTTGGGTTGTAAATCATATTTAAAAAACAATTCAAATTCGCACTGTGTGTTTTTAGAAACAGCACATCCAACAAAATTTTTAGATGTCGTAGAATCTGTTATTAAAACAAAAATTGATTTGCCACCTCAAATAGAAGCAGTTATGGATAAAGAAAAAGTAGCGACATCAATTTCTAATTACGAAGACTTAAAAGCATTTCTTATTCAGAAAAACAAAGCTTAA
- the trhA gene encoding PAQR family membrane homeostasis protein TrhA produces MRIQSPFEERLNAWSHGFGTALGIAGLILLIVFLKQDIPYALFSVIVYGISIIILFLASTFYHAVSGEKRKHYFRIVDHISIYLLIAGTYTPVLLITLPDSLGWELFYTVWGIAAFGVILKLFFTGKFEAFSTILYLVMGWLIVFDFSTLADRMATNGLLLLFAGGLFYTVGIVFYAVERIPYNHVIWHFFVLGGAICHFFMVYFFVI; encoded by the coding sequence ATGCGAATACAATCGCCATTTGAAGAACGTTTAAATGCTTGGAGTCATGGCTTTGGTACTGCTTTAGGTATCGCAGGACTTATTCTTTTAATTGTGTTTTTAAAACAGGATATTCCTTATGCTTTGTTTAGTGTTATTGTGTATGGGATTTCTATTATCATCCTGTTTTTGGCTTCAACATTTTATCATGCAGTAAGTGGTGAAAAGCGGAAACACTATTTTAGAATTGTAGATCATATTAGTATTTATTTGCTTATTGCAGGAACTTATACACCAGTTTTACTCATTACGTTGCCTGATAGTTTAGGATGGGAATTGTTTTATACAGTTTGGGGAATAGCAGCTTTTGGTGTGATTTTAAAACTCTTTTTTACAGGTAAATTTGAAGCCTTTTCTACGATTTTATATTTAGTAATGGGTTGGCTGATTGTTTTCGATTTTTCAACTTTAGCAGATCGAATGGCTACAAACGGATTGTTATTGTTATTTGCAGGAGGTTTATTCTATACGGTTGGTATTGTGTTCTATGCGGTAGAAAGAATCCCTTATAACCATGTGATTTGGCATTTTTTCGTTTTAGGAGGTGCCATTTGCCACTTTTTTATGGTGTATTTTTTTGTGATTTAA
- a CDS encoding DUF4294 domain-containing protein, whose product MKLIKYIFIVFPVFVMAQIEPIQQDSTAVEYILIEGDSIPTTAIDLNEVLLLQNLKFDSKKDRIKYLILKRKTIKVYPYAKLASERLTTLNERLETLETKRAKRRYAKLIQKYIEEEFSAELKKLTRTEGQILIKLIHRQTGTTTFNLIKKLRNGWRAFWFNTTANLFDISLKREFDPLNVKEDFLIEDILEHAFQDGRLKRQDPALDFDYYDLANKWINNKTPQTKQ is encoded by the coding sequence ATGAAATTAATTAAGTACATCTTTATTGTGTTCCCAGTCTTTGTAATGGCTCAAATTGAACCCATTCAACAAGACTCAACTGCTGTGGAGTATATTTTGATTGAAGGCGATTCGATTCCTACAACAGCAATTGATCTGAATGAAGTTTTATTATTGCAAAACTTAAAATTTGATTCAAAAAAAGACCGAATCAAGTATTTAATTTTAAAACGGAAAACGATTAAAGTATATCCTTATGCAAAGCTAGCTTCAGAACGGTTAACGACATTAAATGAAAGACTAGAAACCTTAGAAACGAAACGTGCTAAACGACGATATGCAAAACTTATTCAAAAATATATTGAAGAAGAGTTTTCTGCAGAACTCAAAAAATTAACACGTACTGAAGGTCAGATTTTAATTAAACTTATTCATAGGCAAACTGGGACTACAACCTTCAATCTGATTAAAAAATTACGAAATGGTTGGCGAGCTTTTTGGTTTAACACCACAGCAAATTTGTTCGATATTTCATTAAAACGTGAATTTGATCCACTTAATGTCAAAGAAGATTTCCTTATTGAAGATATACTTGAACATGCGTTTCAGGATGGAAGATTAAAACGACAAGATCCTGCTTTAGATTTTGACTATTATGATTTAGCAAATAAATGGATCAATAATAAAACACCACAAACGAAACAATAA